A stretch of DNA from Artemia franciscana chromosome 6, ASM3288406v1, whole genome shotgun sequence:
AACACTTTTCTTTGGAACCTTTAAGGATTTCGCTATAGGATTTTTACAAAATCCTATTCGTGTGAACTTAGCATTAGCTTGTTGCAGTTTTTCTATACCCTTTGTTTCTGCTtttcggtggttgggtattactgtTACAAATTCAATTCCTTGCCTATGGCAGTGCACTGTTcgtgatgttcaaaagaaaattcaaatggcCTATTcaaagatagttgctaatcgagggaagtataatagacatgcactgggtaggctatatgctacattctgtcctttatctttctggtctttatccccttttaaggaaaaaagatgttaatcagattctGACTTTtgatttcagatattgtaaattgttACCTTATCTCCCCCTTTgcaataggaagataattcgcaagtttgatgtccctgacataagtgcaaagttggcccttctgcatggaaggttgtcagaatcagctttttattgtttattgcctcatcatcctttggtccgtctgttcggttaatcttgTTGTAGCGTAgtgtttttctatttgtagtgtaATTTATTTGcagtgtatttcattttttttctttttgttattccacaagtgccataacttgttatgataTGGGttatcaataaattattattattattattattggtttcaaacttactgtttgttaatcattattaatccattttctaAATGTTATATAATTCACAATTattgattttccacaattaagctggattaataaatttaatgttatgctgttttcttcttccatgacatcaaatttttggtaaaattctggtttgatgacttcttgctatcttggaaaggcgttaggtcaggaaaatgaaactttggggatgggtctaccagctgaagtatatcctgggaaggtattttaaagtaccaacaTCCACTCCtactccctctagaggaccctgaaatTCACCAGCATGACAGGCCTATACCTATtgagattttgacaaaacaacattttaccttaattttcagttaccagttgtttttttctctgtctttagttctgaaaatctaatttctgttatttgttTAGAATTCTGacccatatcaatgttgtttttttttaatttaggaaatgtatttgcatatatttaaaaccttataaacttggattgaagctgaaaacaattttgttgtacttcaatcaagtagaagatctattttgcaagatttcacttttatagcacacatTTTAaggtggaggtaggtacttcaaaatgccTTCTTTGGACAAACTTTAGGTTGTAGACCCATatgtgaaagttttattctccTAACCTAAtctctttccaagatagaaagaagtcactaaactaaaaatttacccaaattttcaactaaagtatgtgtttttgatcatttttgacaaaataatgtactATGTTTTTCAGGGCCAAAATTTGCttggttaggtcaaaaagttcttaaattcaaatttgtaatagaagaaattattatatttgtaaagaacttGCAAAAatgcatcaagtggtatattcactttattggtaagtcagttatatgaattGTCATAATTTTACTGATAATTTAGCCTAGGCCTATCACTTGACAATGCTTGTAAAAGTTCTAAGCTGAACAGTTTAAATTATATTCATGTATTCCCTTTCAAACTTGTCTAGTAAATGTTCAGTtttgtcacaagctgtctaaactggaatctatgctgcaaagcagcatagtttccagtttagagcacaTGGAAATGCTACTTTTAGAAGtgtacccttttttttagctttttaaaatcaattttttagctttctaaaatcccccttgaacaaactaaaatgtgtaaagtgggcagggttttaaAGCCAAGCAAAATGTTGGGGTTGTACAATaggaatgaaattatatttcaaatactATTTCCAGTCATTACTGGTAATTTCTCACTggttatttgtaagtcaaaaatatgaacaacaaaaaatctacCCCCAActtgcctaatttgcaaatatatatctcaaattatatattttcaatgttacttgtttttctagttcttgttttgccataGTCGCTTCAATTAACAagtactagggttgagggatagattgacAGAATCAATAGGAAAAGTGTAATTTCACCTGTAGATttctatattaggagggttggggctcTAGTAGAgtagggctgcatgtagaatgtgttagatataattattatgtacatTATAAAGAATcactttttttaacaggttttcctCTATTGCCCTATAGCCTAGGTCCTTCTCTTGCCTTATACCATATCAAATATTGTATACCCAGAGACAAATAAGTAGCAGCAAGCTATGTATACATTAGCATATATTGTTTAagtgacttctctagtgcttaactatgacccctcAGTAATATTGAAAACAAATGAGTAACAGACAAAATGATATTTAGGCTAAATAGTAATCAGAAACTTGATACAGgctcaagggggccaaaaacagggctggataaatttatagcaaacagtataagTGGCTTTTGTATGAATATACCATGGtactttttttatgctctttatgaatataataatcgcttctaccagaaattcagatttaagcactttttaacctagcctaacctaacctaaactcacCTTGAATTTTAGCActaagaaaatgtagcattattttatCAATGGGAAAGATGGcgctgagaaaacatagtattattttatgaaaaatgatTGATAAGTAATActctaattgaaaattcgtcattttgaagagctcaaaaagtgcttaaatctgaatttctggtAGTAGTCAGGGCGCCAGCATTGAGAAAGATGCTTAGTTTTCAAAACACCCGAACCAAAAAGTACAATAGGTCTAATTACACCATCTTGTAGATAATACAACGGCGATTAAGAATATGCTTGGAACGGTGGTCTGCGACTGGTGCTTCATGGccaaaaaaacacatttttaacatccttttttactttcttgtgGCTCCTCGTTGGAGTTGGATTTTTAGTCAACGACTGCTCGCTAGGATGAGCGCAACAGCGACAATCGTGCTGAATCTTCCCGAGAAGAAGTATGAGATACAATAAAtagaaaacatgttttttctctGGTATATGCATCTGCTAAGAAAACAATCCTTACAAAATTAAATGGAATGAGACACTAAGAAGGACAACAAATGCATTAAAATCAACACCAATCCCAGCTTTACATATTGAAACATCAACGACTTCACTAcccacaagaagaaaaatacttctggcaaaatatttattaaagaagAGGGGAACTGAACAAGAGGACATCATCAAAAATGAGATCATAATGGACCCATACCTCATTGATTACAGATTTGAAATTCACAACACACCATCTCTAGTCAAACTCCTGAAGGACTTTCCAACAAGCATCTCACCTCTCACAATTCCAACTGACAAGACAAACAAAATTGAAGGACTAGAAAGAAATATCTCATGGAAAATCCATgaagaaataggaaaaaaatcaGGAATGTCTGAGCAGTCCCTGCTGCAATTTGCACTGAGTGAACTGGAAAACTACAGAGACTACAGGAAATTTTTTACAGATGGGTCCAAAATAGGAAGTCGCACTGGCTGTGGCATATGGGATGATTATAAAAAACTAGGAATCCAGTATAGGCTGTCGGACCACACAAGTATTTATATTGCCGAGCTATTTGCTATTGATACAGCAATAAAAGAAATAGTCAGAGAgggaaaagaaggaaaataccTAGTATGTACAGACTCCTTATCTTGCCTAAAGTACCTCAAAGTAGCCCACGAGCAAGCCCCAACAATGGCAAGGgatattgttcaaaatataaGAATGATTGAGGAGACAGGAAGCTGTGTCTCATTGATATGGATCCAAGCCCATGTAGGTGTATCAGGAAATGAAAGAGCAGACCAAATGGCTAAGGATGCTACTAAGAAAGAAACAATGGAAAATCCACCTTTACCTCATATCCAAACCACAATAAAGATAGCTGAGAAGCTAAAAGAAGTTGAACTGGAAGAATTCAGGAAAAGATCACTGAATATGTACCTAAAAATCACTGAATACAGATACATTAATCATGAAATGAAGCATCCAGAAAAAAGAGTTGCAGACATAATATTCAGAATAAGGACTGGGCATGCAAAGACGAAAAAGATACTGAAAAGATGGAATGTGAAATATTCATCTGACTGCAATGTCTGTGGAGTGGAGGAAAAtctgcaacatataattatggAATGCAAAAA
This window harbors:
- the LOC136028462 gene encoding uncharacterized protein LOC136028462; the encoded protein is MDPYLIDYRFEIHNTPSLVKLLKDFPTSISPLTIPTDKTNKIEGLERNISWKIHEEIGKKSGMSEQSLLQFALSELENYRDYRKFFTDGSKIGSRTGCGIWDDYKKLGIQYRLSDHTSIYIAELFAIDTAIKEIVREGKEGKYLVCTDSLSCLKYLKVAHEQAPTMARDIVQNIRMIEETGSCVSLIWIQAHVGVSGNERADQMAKDATKKETMENPPLPHIQTTIKIAEKLKEVELEEFRKRSLNMYLKITEYRYINHEMKHPEKRVADIIFRIRTGHAKTKKILKRWNVKYSSDCNVCGVEENLQHIIMECKKYETARSRLKEKVIKSDIQFRIKELLGKVAKNKQRETVKYLGQYVKDTGLIDVL